The Nakamurella antarctica genomic interval CGACTTTGACCATGTCCTCACATCGGCACAGGCCGTTAGTGAAGCGCACTTCTTCCACGTCTTCAGAAAGGCGTCTCGAAATGTCAAACTTTGCCAAAATTCCCGCGCCCGCGATCTCCGTGGGGGCCGAACCTGCGGCGATCACCAACTCGGAGTACCTACTTCGACTTGTGGCCGCTCAGGACAAACTGCGATCGGCGGAACTCGATTTTCTCCTGGTCTATGCCGATCGTGAGCATTTCGCTGATCTGGTTCACCTCACCGGAGTCGATCCCCGGTTCGAAGAAGCTATCTATGTTCTTTCACCGGACGGCTTAGGAAACCTCCTCCTTGGCAACGAAAACCTTAAACTGTGGCCCGCAAGGGAAATAGGTATCCCTGTCCATCTGTACCAAGAGTTAAGTCCCTTGGGTCAAATACGCAGCAGCCCACTGCAGCTGACCGATTTATTGCGCACCGCCGGAATCGAGACCGGATCTCGAGTAGGTGTGGCTGGCGGCAAGGAGTTTACTGCTGGCTTTGTCCAAGATCCTGTCCACGCGCTCTCGGCTCCGGCCTACCTCGTTGACGCCCTGCGCCAGGTAGTCGGGTTAACCGGCAGCGTCGTCAACGCCGAGCACATTTTTAAGCACCCCACCAGCGGTCTTCGGACAGTGTCGAGCGCCCACCAAATCGCACATTTCGAATATGCCGCTGCGGTGGCCTCACATTCGGTGATGACCGCGCTCGGTCACCTGCACCCGGGAATCGCAGCCAACACGCTTGCAGACACACTCTTCGATCACGGAATTCCGTTGTCCTGCCACACCATGGTCAACTTCGGTGATCGCCAAGGCCTCTACAGCCCCAGCGCCAACGTTGCGCAGCTAGGCGATGCCTTCGCGATTGCGCAAGGCCTGCGCGGTGGGCTTACCTGTCGAGCTGGAATAATCGCTCGTGGGCCCGAAGATCTCGTTGGCCCCGCCCGCGAGGGCTTCCCGCAACTTGCGCTGAACTATTTCGACGTCTTGATTGCCTGGTACGAAGCGGCAACCGTGGGAGCCGCCACCGGAGATATCTTCGCCGCGGCGGAGAGTAAGCGGGACCGGACAGTATTCGAATTCGCGCTGAATCCTGGGCACCTGCTGCACCTTGAGGAGTGGAGCCAATCCACGTTCGAACAAGCCAGTCCTGTGCGCCTGCAGTCCGGTTCGATGGTGCAGTGCGACATCATCCCGGTATCAACCACCCCGGGCCTGCACGTCAATGTAGAGGACGGCGTCGCTCTGGCCGATGGCGCGCTACGCGCCGAACTCGCCAACGACTATCCCGAATTATGGGACAGAGTGGAAAATAGGCGCCGCTACCTGAGCGACGTCATAGGTGTGACACTCGATGAATCGGTTCTTCCGATGAGCACCATGCCGCTGTGGTTCACTCCCTACGTCATGGATGCGCAGCTCGGAATGACGAAGTAAAACCCTAGGTGCGTGTGCGATTTCGAAGGTAGTCAGCGAGAACTTCGGCGCCGAGGCCATCCAGATCAGGAGCGACCAACCTGCCACCGCAACGCCTCGCCATAGAATCCATGAACTCGATCAGTCGTGGGTCCTCACCCAGGGCAAAGAAGGTGATGGCCGCTCGGCGAGCCGTGAGTTTGTCCAGCTCGGTGATGGTCGCCGTGAGCGTTTCTGACAGCGGCGGATACGAGAAGACAACGCCGGAACGGCCTTCCAAGTGCGCCGTGGGTTCGCCGTCGGTTACTACGAGCACCACGGGCATCGCATCAGGGTGCTTGGCCAGGTGCTCGCCAGCCAGCAACAATCCGTGATGCAAGTTGGTTCCCTGAACGTGCGCCCCTTCGAGCCCAATCAACTCGCTGAGCTCGATGCGACGGGCCGATCGACCAAAAGTAATGACTTGCAATGCATCTGAGCGAAACCTGGTCGAAATCAGTTGGTGCAGCGCTAATACTGTCCGCTTCATTGGCACCCACCGCCCATCCTGAACCATTGACCAGCTGGTATCGACGAGCAGGACCACCGCCGCACGGGTCCGTTGTTCCGTCTCAATGATTTCCACGTCGGCAACATCGAGAGTGCGTTGGTCACCGCCCGCCTGACGCAGTTGCGCATTGAGCAAGGTGCGCGGCACATTCCACGCATGGGTGTCGCCGAACGCCCAGGGACGGCTCGCCCCGGTCGGTTCCCCCGCAGCACCAGAGCGCCGGGTATCCCGCTCGCCCTGACGGTTCCCGACGCTCTTTGCAACGTCGCGAAGAATCGACTCCCCCAGCTTCCGAATCGCCTTTGGCGAGAGCTGCAGAGTTCCATCGGGGCCGCGTTGCAGAAGGCCCTGCGCCAATAACTCACGCTCAAGTTCGGCAAGGTCGCTCAGGGCCTGCGCTGCGCCCCGCCCGAGGGCGTTCTCGAGTGATTGGTGGTCGATATCGGCAAGCGTTGCCCCCGGGTAGTCCTGCGCCAGTTGGTGTGCAAGATCATCAAGCCGGGCGAGTTCTTCCATTGCGCGGGTGGCTTCACCAAGCCCCATAGGGGTGTGACCTTTGAAGTTCGCACTGCCATTCCACTTTTCGCCCGGACGAAGATTCTTTAACTGCCGGTCCAGTGTTGCCAATGAGTCTGCGAGGCTGCTGTCCCCCAAAGCTTGTTGGCTTAGCTGCGATAATTCGGCGCGTTGATCCGCCGTCAACGATCGCATCATGCCTTCTGCGGCGGCGGCACGCGCGGCCAGCAGATCGACGAGATCGGATACGGAGCTGGGGTCTTCGGGAAAGTGCGCGCCGTGGTCGGCCATGAATGTGCGGAACTGGTCTGGGGTGTCCGTGCCAGCGGCGTAGTCTGCAAGCAACGCACTCAGGTCAGTGAGCATGAGCCTGACGCTGTCGATGTCCGCCGGTGTTGCATGTTCCAACGCGGCTTTCATTCCAGCAAAGAGTTGGTCCAACATTTCGCGTCCAAGCAATTGCTGGATTTGGTCAAAGGATTGCTGCGCCTCGGCGGAAATAAAGTCGTAGTTGCTCAACTCCTTGACGGCCGACCCGGTGTCGCCCGGAAGAGCATCTAGTTGGAATTCGCGAAACCGTGCGTCATCTGTGTTCTGGCTGACCAAAGCCTCCCTCTCCTGATGAAGCGCCTGCTCGAGAAGACCCCGCACTTCCTGCAAAGTTCCATCCACCCGATGGTTGCCTTGAAGCTTTCTGCGTTGTGCATTGACTCGCCGAGCAAGATCATCGAGGCCTTGCCGGTGCTTGCTCCCTTGCCGTAGGAGCTCTCGCAATGCCTGCCGGGCAGAAGCACCTTCCATCACGTCGCGGCCGATCCGCTCCAGCTCGCGGCGCAGGTCTCGCGGTTCAGCCAGCGGGTCCGGGCCGTCGATGTACCGCTGGTAGGAATATGACCGACCCGGTGATGTGGGGCCGACCCCCGAGATGTCCTCGGCGCTTTCAGCCATAGCTGACCGTGTCGCCCTTCGCCCTCGTCGC includes:
- a CDS encoding M24 family metallopeptidase, with the translated sequence MSNFAKIPAPAISVGAEPAAITNSEYLLRLVAAQDKLRSAELDFLLVYADREHFADLVHLTGVDPRFEEAIYVLSPDGLGNLLLGNENLKLWPAREIGIPVHLYQELSPLGQIRSSPLQLTDLLRTAGIETGSRVGVAGGKEFTAGFVQDPVHALSAPAYLVDALRQVVGLTGSVVNAEHIFKHPTSGLRTVSSAHQIAHFEYAAAVASHSVMTALGHLHPGIAANTLADTLFDHGIPLSCHTMVNFGDRQGLYSPSANVAQLGDAFAIAQGLRGGLTCRAGIIARGPEDLVGPAREGFPQLALNYFDVLIAWYEAATVGAATGDIFAAAESKRDRTVFEFALNPGHLLHLEEWSQSTFEQASPVRLQSGSMVQCDIIPVSTTPGLHVNVEDGVALADGALRAELANDYPELWDRVENRRRYLSDVIGVTLDESVLPMSTMPLWFTPYVMDAQLGMTK
- a CDS encoding vWA domain-containing protein, whose protein sequence is MAESAEDISGVGPTSPGRSYSYQRYIDGPDPLAEPRDLRRELERIGRDVMEGASARQALRELLRQGSKHRQGLDDLARRVNAQRRKLQGNHRVDGTLQEVRGLLEQALHQEREALVSQNTDDARFREFQLDALPGDTGSAVKELSNYDFISAEAQQSFDQIQQLLGREMLDQLFAGMKAALEHATPADIDSVRLMLTDLSALLADYAAGTDTPDQFRTFMADHGAHFPEDPSSVSDLVDLLAARAAAAEGMMRSLTADQRAELSQLSQQALGDSSLADSLATLDRQLKNLRPGEKWNGSANFKGHTPMGLGEATRAMEELARLDDLAHQLAQDYPGATLADIDHQSLENALGRGAAQALSDLAELERELLAQGLLQRGPDGTLQLSPKAIRKLGESILRDVAKSVGNRQGERDTRRSGAAGEPTGASRPWAFGDTHAWNVPRTLLNAQLRQAGGDQRTLDVADVEIIETEQRTRAAVVLLVDTSWSMVQDGRWVPMKRTVLALHQLISTRFRSDALQVITFGRSARRIELSELIGLEGAHVQGTNLHHGLLLAGEHLAKHPDAMPVVLVVTDGEPTAHLEGRSGVVFSYPPLSETLTATITELDKLTARRAAITFFALGEDPRLIEFMDSMARRCGGRLVAPDLDGLGAEVLADYLRNRTRT